The sequence GTCGAAGGTTTGAAAATGATGCGCGCGGCAGCCGATAAATATAACCTGCTTGTAATAACCGAAGTAATGCAGATAAGTCATATCGAGTTGATCGAACCGTACACCGATATTTTCCAGGTGGGCGCGCGCAATATGCAAAACTTTCCGTTGTTGAAGGAACTGGGCAATGTGAAGAAACCGGTTATGTTGAAACGCGGCATTGCCGCTACGATCGAGGAATGGCTCATGTCTGCCGAGTATATTTTGAGCGGCGGCAATCCGGATGTGATGCTCTGCGAAAGAGGAATCAGAACATTCGAAACTTACACGCGAAATACTTTCGACCTGTCGGCTATTCCGATTGTCCATAAGAAGAGTCATTTACCGGTAATAGCCGATCCTTCTCATGCTACCGGATTGCGCGATCAGGTGCCGCCGATGGCAAGAGCCGCCGTAGCCGCTGGAGCGGACGGTTTAATGATCGAGATACACGACGACCCAGAAAGGGCTCTTTCTGACGGCCCTCAGGCTTTATTACCCGATACTTTTATAAATCTGATGAAAGAGCTCGATGCTATAGCAAAGGTAATTAACAGGTCATTATAAATTGCACTTTAAAAAAATAGCTTTTCTCGGTTTGGGATTAATCGGCGGGTCGTTAGCCAAAGCGCTTAAATCGGCAAATCCCGGTTTGTTAATTT comes from Melioribacter roseus P3M-2 and encodes:
- the aroF gene encoding 3-deoxy-7-phosphoheptulonate synthase → MVVILEKNATKEQVQNVINHLENYGFKVHISEGAEKTIIGAIGVQPNFDIRNISILEGVEDVYRVTTPYKLASRSFKEENTVIKIKDVEIGGNKIAMMAGPCSVENEDQIFKLAETVAKSGAKILRGGAFKPRTSPYSFQGLGVEGLKMMRAAADKYNLLVITEVMQISHIELIEPYTDIFQVGARNMQNFPLLKELGNVKKPVMLKRGIAATIEEWLMSAEYILSGGNPDVMLCERGIRTFETYTRNTFDLSAIPIVHKKSHLPVIADPSHATGLRDQVPPMARAAVAAGADGLMIEIHDDPERALSDGPQALLPDTFINLMKELDAIAKVINRSL